A part of Pirellulales bacterium genomic DNA contains:
- a CDS encoding ABC transporter substrate-binding protein — MATSWKVSDDGLTWTFQLREGVRFHDGTPCDADAVVFTFERLIVPNHPGVFDPLIPYAPDFATIAEVKAVAPLVVEFRLKEPSAVFEANLAMFPASIVSPTAVKRHGRSFGVNPVGTGPFKFVRWVRQQELVLEANAEHWRGRPQIDRVVFVPVKEPAVRVKQLDRGEIHLADDLPPAELDALASHPGIRLQEVPGINIGYLAINADKPPLDNLQVREAIWHAINKARFIDVCYAGHAQAALTPVPPTLWGSHPGLKDRAFDVAKAKALIEQAASEASFQLPLTLDLFVMATPRPYLQQPQEAAAFIKEQLRAIGLELRIVTSETSLHFKRLTGGEHQLALAGWSSDNTDPDNFLYQLLDSDNINDRGGNNICRYRNATVHELLLAAKRERDLDRRKELYFQAQEQIFADAPMVPLVHTTTRIAQRVELQGYRLHPTALAWLREAHFLRAAP; from the coding sequence CTGGCCACCTCGTGGAAGGTCAGCGACGACGGGCTCACCTGGACATTTCAATTGCGCGAGGGCGTGCGATTTCACGACGGCACGCCTTGCGATGCCGACGCCGTGGTTTTCACCTTCGAGCGGCTGATCGTGCCGAACCATCCCGGTGTGTTTGATCCGCTGATTCCGTACGCGCCGGATTTTGCCACGATCGCCGAGGTCAAGGCCGTGGCGCCCCTGGTGGTCGAGTTTCGGCTGAAGGAACCCAGCGCGGTCTTCGAGGCCAATCTCGCGATGTTTCCCGCCTCGATCGTCAGTCCCACGGCCGTCAAACGTCATGGACGCAGCTTTGGCGTCAATCCCGTGGGCACCGGGCCCTTCAAGTTCGTCCGTTGGGTTCGTCAACAGGAACTGGTGCTCGAGGCCAATGCCGAACATTGGCGCGGGCGACCGCAAATCGATCGCGTGGTGTTCGTCCCAGTCAAGGAGCCTGCCGTCCGCGTCAAGCAGCTCGACCGCGGCGAAATTCACCTGGCCGACGACCTGCCGCCGGCCGAGTTGGATGCTCTGGCGTCCCACCCGGGCATTCGCCTGCAGGAAGTGCCGGGCATCAACATCGGGTACCTGGCGATCAACGCCGATAAGCCGCCTCTGGACAATCTGCAGGTCCGCGAAGCCATCTGGCACGCGATCAACAAGGCCCGGTTCATCGACGTGTGCTATGCCGGCCATGCCCAGGCGGCCCTCACTCCAGTACCGCCGACATTGTGGGGATCGCACCCGGGCCTGAAAGATCGTGCGTTCGACGTCGCGAAAGCCAAGGCGCTCATCGAGCAAGCCGCGAGCGAGGCGTCGTTTCAATTGCCCTTGACGCTCGATCTGTTCGTCATGGCCACGCCGCGCCCTTATCTGCAACAGCCGCAAGAAGCCGCCGCATTCATCAAGGAGCAGCTGCGCGCGATCGGCCTGGAACTGCGGATCGTCACCAGCGAGACGTCTTTGCACTTCAAACGCCTGACCGGCGGCGAACACCAGTTGGCGCTCGCCGGCTGGAGCAGCGACAACACTGATCCCGATAATTTTCTCTACCAGTTGCTCGACTCGGACAACATCAACGATCGCGGCGGCAACAATATCTGCCGCTACCGCAATGCGACCGTGCACGAACTGTTGCTCGCCGCCAAGCGCGAGCGGGATCTTGATCGCCGCAAGGAGCTTTATTTCCAGGCCCAAGAACAAATCTTTGCCGACGCGCCGATGGTGCCGCTCGTCCATACCACCACGCGCATTGCCCAGCGCGTCGAACTGCAAGGATATCGGCTCCATCCCACGGCGTTGGCCTGGTTGCGCGAAGCGCATTTTTTGAGGGCGGCGCCTTGA
- a CDS encoding chemotaxis protein CheD, with product MAQAICASSLIKVPMAGIGYGRAPAELETLLGSCVGIAIFDRTSGLGALAHVVLPDSRGATETPGKYADTAIATMKHELLCRGAMPVALVAKIAGGATMFGQRTAGDVGAKNCEAVRAHLAEHKIRLIAEHIGGDKGRVILFNLADASVQVRIGRETVAVI from the coding sequence ATGGCCCAGGCGATCTGCGCGAGCTCATTGATCAAGGTCCCGATGGCCGGGATCGGCTACGGACGAGCGCCCGCCGAGCTCGAGACGCTGCTCGGCTCTTGCGTGGGCATCGCCATCTTCGATCGGACGTCGGGCTTGGGGGCCCTGGCTCACGTCGTGCTGCCGGACAGCCGCGGCGCGACCGAGACGCCGGGCAAGTATGCCGACACGGCCATCGCCACGATGAAGCACGAGTTGCTGTGCCGCGGCGCGATGCCCGTGGCCCTGGTCGCCAAGATCGCCGGGGGCGCCACCATGTTCGGCCAACGCACGGCCGGCGACGTAGGAGCCAAGAACTGCGAAGCCGTAAGGGCCCATCTTGCAGAACACAAGATCCGCCTGATCGCCGAGCATATCGGGGGTGACAAAGGGCGCGTAATCCTGTTCAACCTGGCAGATGCCAGCGTGCAAGTGAGAATCGGCCGCGAAACCGTGGCTGTGATCTGA
- a CDS encoding sugar phosphate isomerase/epimerase — protein sequence MRNFTTRREMLKTSTAWGAAWALGSSIAPHALAQTEKPMFKISLAQWSLHKALYKGTVKHLDFAKIAKEDYGIDGVEYVDQFFSAKAQDTPYLDDMKQRAADHGVQNVLIMIDTAGPLGEPDEGKRLKAVDNHKKWVEAAKYLGCHSIRVNARSNGTPEEQAKLVTDGLHRLSEFAAGHEINVIVENHGGLSSNAAWLVGAIKAVGLPNCGTLPDFGNFHISKEEEYDRYQGVEEMMPLAKAVSAKSYDFDEQGNSVQIDFRRMMQIVLAAGYHGYVGIEYEGSKLDEPEGIRATKALLERVRDELAKA from the coding sequence ATGAGGAATTTCACGACCCGCCGCGAGATGCTGAAGACTTCGACCGCCTGGGGGGCCGCTTGGGCCCTCGGTTCCTCGATCGCCCCACACGCCCTGGCGCAAACGGAGAAGCCGATGTTCAAGATCTCGCTCGCCCAGTGGTCGCTGCACAAGGCCCTGTACAAGGGGACCGTCAAACATCTCGATTTCGCCAAGATCGCGAAGGAAGACTACGGGATCGACGGGGTCGAGTATGTAGACCAGTTTTTCAGCGCGAAGGCCCAGGACACTCCCTACCTGGACGACATGAAACAAAGGGCAGCCGATCACGGCGTCCAGAACGTGCTGATCATGATCGATACGGCTGGCCCCTTGGGGGAGCCCGACGAGGGCAAGCGGCTCAAAGCGGTCGACAACCACAAGAAATGGGTCGAGGCGGCCAAGTACCTCGGCTGCCATTCAATTCGCGTCAATGCGCGCAGCAACGGTACCCCGGAAGAGCAGGCCAAGCTGGTAACCGACGGACTGCACCGGCTCAGCGAGTTTGCCGCTGGTCATGAAATCAACGTGATCGTCGAAAACCACGGCGGGCTGTCATCGAACGCCGCCTGGCTCGTCGGCGCGATCAAGGCCGTGGGCCTGCCGAATTGCGGTACCCTGCCCGACTTCGGCAACTTCCACATCAGCAAGGAAGAAGAGTACGACCGCTATCAAGGTGTCGAAGAGATGATGCCCCTGGCCAAGGCCGTCAGCGCGAAGAGCTACGACTTTGACGAACAGGGCAACAGCGTGCAGATCGACTTCCGCCGGATGATGCAGATCGTGCTGGCCGCGGGCTATCACGGCTATGTCGGCATCGAATACGAAGGCTCGAAACTCGACGAGCCGGAAGGCATTCGTGCTACGAAGGCGCTGCTGGAGCGCGTTCGCGACGAGCTAGCCAAGGCGTGA
- a CDS encoding TIGR01212 family radical SAM protein (This family includes YhcC from E. coli K-12, an uncharacterized radical SAM protein.) produces MHQGSTNCPSAAALDWRAAGLAYFHYNFFLRRRFGGRVQKVSVNAGFTCPNVDGTVAIGGCTFCDNTSFSPSRRVPRRPITEQIDDGIRRLKLRYKVDRFMAYFQPATNTYASVERLRRVYEEALAHPLVVGLAIGTRADCLPDEVVDLLAELARRTFLSVEIGVQTCHDRSLAAMNRGHDHATTVAAVERCRGRGFELCAHLILGLPGESREEMLQSAREVGRLGFDAVKIHNLYAVRRTPIGEQVARGELELMSLAEYVSIAVDCLEILPPQCLVERISGEAPPKYLVGPDWCLDKPAIRAALEAEFARRQTWQGRLFAEAANLSAIDAERPANQSVPGDDYT; encoded by the coding sequence ATGCATCAGGGGTCAACGAATTGCCCGTCCGCCGCGGCGCTCGACTGGCGCGCCGCAGGCCTGGCCTATTTTCACTACAACTTCTTTCTCCGGCGGCGATTCGGCGGCCGTGTCCAGAAGGTCAGCGTCAATGCCGGGTTCACGTGCCCCAATGTGGATGGCACGGTGGCGATCGGCGGCTGCACCTTTTGCGACAACACTAGCTTCAGCCCCAGCCGGCGCGTTCCGCGCCGGCCCATTACGGAACAGATCGACGACGGCATCCGGCGGCTCAAGCTGCGCTACAAAGTCGACCGGTTCATGGCCTATTTCCAGCCCGCCACGAACACCTACGCGTCGGTCGAACGGCTGCGGCGGGTCTACGAAGAGGCCTTGGCCCATCCGTTGGTCGTCGGCCTCGCGATCGGTACCCGGGCCGATTGCCTGCCCGACGAAGTCGTGGACCTACTGGCAGAATTGGCCCGGCGGACGTTCCTGTCGGTCGAAATCGGGGTTCAGACCTGCCACGACCGATCGCTCGCCGCAATGAACCGAGGGCACGATCATGCGACCACCGTGGCCGCCGTCGAGCGTTGCCGTGGACGCGGCTTCGAGCTATGTGCGCACCTGATCCTGGGGCTACCCGGAGAGTCGCGCGAGGAGATGCTCCAGTCCGCACGCGAAGTCGGCCGGCTAGGATTCGATGCCGTGAAGATTCACAATCTCTACGCGGTTCGCCGTACGCCCATCGGCGAACAGGTCGCGCGCGGCGAACTCGAGTTGATGTCGCTGGCTGAATACGTGTCGATCGCCGTTGATTGCCTCGAGATCCTGCCTCCCCAATGTCTCGTCGAACGGATCAGCGGCGAGGCCCCGCCCAAATATCTCGTGGGGCCCGACTGGTGCCTCGACAAGCCGGCCATTCGTGCGGCGCTCGAGGCCGAGTTTGCCCGTCGTCAGACCTGGCAGGGGCGACTGTTTGCCGAAGCTGCGAACCTGAGCGCGATAGACGCCGAACGGCCGGCGAACCAATCCGTGCCGGGTGACGACTATACTTAG
- a CDS encoding serine/threonine protein kinase — MTDSSRQAPQPESPAAEPTTDGAAAVDLLRFDQPTVIAQRSPTPFPGVASLSPSDLGKALIGERLGHFELQEYVGGGGMGAVFKALDSQLGRIVALKVLSRDQSSDEELLRRFRNEAQSAARLDHENIARVYFFGEDRGLNFIVFEFIEGVNVRDLIVRHGPLAWPDAVNFTLQIADALAHASSRDVVHRDIKPSNIIITDSRRAKLVDMGLARLHQVQRSEDDLTASGVTLGTFDYISPEQARDPRSADVRSDIYSLGCTLYYMLSGQPPFPDGTVLQKLLQHQGDEPPDPRQFNPEVPTELCAIVRRMLAKDPRRRYQTPAALTADLMALANRFGVAPLERQPAAAPLLTNERSLSFFEQHLPWMAPVAVLLVAVALIEFLPLSADEAWEPPQVARGGRDALAAAPQSGPAAADALPAPINTGKTEGAADDLSRPRVVSPQAANQPATLPPTEQSAVPPSAPAADRAAASANGNADASTNGSEPNSASGELGPAAAQATLTAPGSRAAASLATSEMPSTEPLAPDNRDRATEGQQPLAAESPPLDAPVAKLADSRGADAANASVPEAAAAPPGDAARSTAPAAKRGLLIVSEAENGSNVYPTLSAACRAAKMGDVIELRYHGPKVTRPIQLANQAVTIRAGAGFRPEIVFAPGDAELPRSTTAMISLVGGSLTLVNVAIAWQPPAINTSAAPWTLIEAQAAQAVRLQQCVLTASIPPGQGEAQRPTAFLRVLPPPGGELPVTIGAFFGLEPVVVEFTDCVARGAATLFDVVTPQTATITWDNGLLATSDRLLHIAGEMSATSTREVPIELNLRHVTVAAQRGLVLLESQHDEPFNAQVTCRVKDCILLHAPSAAIVDLATGESKDLQRRRLSWHGEDNFYEGVSTFWRIADAADEDPETYNFRAWQQWWGTTRESQPHWNGAIWRKLPPPDLSFDQQVLDDYALDEAGESNPARSSASDGSDAGFQRSRLSPLVLPGKSAVSEGRGNMGMPPLK, encoded by the coding sequence ATGACGGACTCGAGCCGACAAGCGCCGCAGCCTGAATCGCCTGCCGCCGAGCCGACCACCGACGGCGCGGCCGCGGTGGATCTGTTGCGATTCGACCAGCCGACCGTCATCGCCCAGCGTTCGCCCACGCCGTTTCCGGGCGTAGCGTCCTTGTCGCCGTCCGACCTGGGCAAGGCCCTGATCGGCGAGCGGCTCGGCCATTTCGAACTGCAGGAGTACGTCGGCGGCGGCGGGATGGGCGCCGTTTTCAAGGCCCTCGACTCCCAACTCGGCCGGATCGTGGCCCTCAAGGTGTTGTCGCGCGATCAGAGCAGCGACGAGGAGTTGCTGCGCCGTTTTCGCAACGAGGCGCAATCCGCCGCACGGCTCGATCACGAGAACATTGCCCGGGTCTATTTCTTCGGCGAAGATCGCGGGCTGAATTTCATCGTCTTCGAATTCATCGAAGGCGTGAACGTTCGCGATTTGATCGTGCGCCACGGTCCCTTGGCCTGGCCCGACGCGGTCAACTTCACGCTCCAGATCGCCGACGCATTGGCGCATGCCAGCAGCCGCGATGTGGTCCATCGCGATATCAAGCCGTCGAACATCATCATCACCGACAGCCGCCGGGCCAAGCTGGTCGACATGGGCCTGGCACGCTTGCACCAGGTGCAGCGCTCGGAAGACGACTTGACCGCCAGCGGCGTCACGCTGGGCACGTTCGACTACATCTCTCCCGAGCAGGCGCGCGACCCGCGCAGTGCCGACGTGCGCAGCGACATCTACTCGCTCGGCTGCACGCTTTACTACATGCTTTCGGGACAGCCGCCATTCCCCGATGGCACGGTGCTGCAAAAGCTGTTGCAGCACCAGGGTGACGAGCCGCCCGATCCGCGGCAGTTCAATCCCGAGGTGCCGACCGAACTTTGTGCGATCGTGCGGCGAATGCTGGCGAAGGACCCGCGCCGCCGCTATCAGACGCCCGCTGCATTGACCGCCGATCTCATGGCTTTGGCCAATCGATTCGGCGTCGCGCCGCTCGAGCGCCAACCAGCGGCGGCTCCGCTGCTGACGAATGAGCGGTCCCTGTCGTTTTTTGAGCAGCACTTGCCCTGGATGGCGCCGGTGGCCGTGTTGTTGGTGGCGGTCGCCTTGATCGAGTTTTTGCCGCTTTCGGCCGACGAGGCCTGGGAGCCGCCGCAGGTCGCGCGCGGCGGACGTGATGCGCTCGCGGCGGCGCCCCAATCGGGCCCTGCGGCCGCCGACGCGCTTCCCGCGCCGATCAACACCGGCAAGACCGAAGGTGCTGCGGACGATCTGTCGCGGCCGCGCGTCGTCAGCCCGCAGGCGGCAAACCAACCGGCCACGCTGCCACCGACCGAACAGAGCGCTGTTCCGCCGAGTGCTCCGGCGGCCGATCGCGCGGCTGCTTCGGCAAACGGGAACGCCGATGCATCGACCAACGGTTCCGAACCAAACTCCGCGAGCGGAGAGCTTGGCCCCGCTGCGGCGCAGGCGACGTTGACCGCGCCTGGCAGCCGCGCGGCAGCATCGTTGGCGACGAGCGAGATGCCGTCGACGGAGCCGCTCGCCCCAGACAACCGCGATCGAGCGACCGAAGGCCAGCAGCCGCTTGCGGCCGAATCGCCGCCCCTCGACGCGCCGGTGGCCAAGTTGGCCGATTCGCGAGGCGCTGATGCCGCAAACGCTTCGGTGCCAGAGGCAGCGGCCGCGCCGCCCGGCGATGCTGCCCGATCGACGGCCCCCGCCGCCAAGCGCGGATTGCTGATCGTCAGCGAAGCCGAGAACGGTAGCAACGTCTACCCGACGCTCTCGGCGGCTTGTCGCGCGGCGAAGATGGGCGACGTAATTGAATTGCGCTATCACGGGCCCAAAGTGACACGCCCGATTCAACTCGCCAACCAGGCCGTGACGATCCGAGCGGGCGCCGGTTTCCGTCCGGAGATCGTCTTCGCTCCCGGCGATGCCGAGTTGCCGCGTTCGACCACGGCCATGATCAGCCTCGTCGGTGGCAGCCTGACCCTGGTGAATGTGGCGATCGCGTGGCAACCGCCGGCGATCAACACCTCGGCCGCGCCCTGGACGCTGATCGAAGCGCAGGCGGCCCAAGCCGTGCGCCTGCAACAATGCGTGCTCACGGCGAGCATCCCGCCGGGGCAGGGTGAAGCTCAGCGACCGACGGCGTTCCTTCGCGTACTGCCTCCGCCGGGCGGCGAATTGCCGGTCACGATCGGCGCGTTTTTCGGACTCGAGCCCGTGGTCGTCGAATTCACGGATTGCGTGGCGCGCGGGGCAGCAACGCTGTTCGACGTGGTGACCCCCCAGACGGCGACGATCACCTGGGACAACGGTCTCTTGGCCACGAGTGACCGACTACTCCACATCGCCGGCGAGATGTCCGCGACCAGCACGCGCGAAGTGCCGATCGAGTTGAACCTGCGCCACGTGACGGTCGCGGCTCAGCGCGGGCTGGTGCTGCTCGAATCGCAACACGACGAGCCGTTCAACGCTCAGGTCACTTGCCGCGTCAAGGATTGTATTCTGTTGCACGCTCCGAGCGCCGCGATCGTCGACCTGGCGACGGGCGAGTCGAAGGACCTGCAGCGCCGGCGCCTGTCGTGGCACGGCGAGGACAATTTCTACGAGGGGGTCTCAACCTTTTGGCGCATCGCCGACGCCGCGGATGAAGACCCCGAGACCTATAACTTCCGCGCCTGGCAGCAATGGTGGGGCACGACCCGCGAAAGCCAGCCCCATTGGAACGGCGCCATTTGGCGCAAGCTGCCGCCGCCCGATTTGTCGTTCGATCAGCAAGTGCTCGACGACTATGCTTTGGACGAGGCCGGCGAATCGAATCCGGCTCGCTCCTCGGCCAGCGACGGCAGCGACGCCGGCTTTCAGCGTTCGCGGCTGTCGCCTTTGGTTCTGCCCGGCAAGTCGGCTGTTTCCGAAGGTCGCGGAAACATGGGTATGCCGCCGTTGAAATAA
- a CDS encoding sugar phosphate isomerase/epimerase gives MVRTLSRRQLLHTSAGIACAATAGAWVRPAPGIEPIARTGEPKFKLSLAAYSYRDLLTGKDPPLTLDDFVRDCAAFGLEGTELTSYYFPQEPAREYLLHIKELCFRLGLDVSGTAVGNDFTVPPGPKRDEQIAGVMRWIEYAAILGAPVIRIFSGAAGKVGEAEARRLAVEAIETCCAKAGEHGIYLALENHGGLTDTAEGTLALVEAVRSPWFGVNLDTGNFRSADVYGDLARLAPYAVNVQVKVMIQPQGGQKQPSDLARLAKILRDAAYRGYVVLEYEEGEDPRKACPRHLAELRAALA, from the coding sequence ATGGTCCGTACCCTCTCACGTCGCCAGCTGTTGCACACGAGTGCCGGAATCGCCTGCGCCGCGACGGCGGGCGCATGGGTGCGTCCCGCGCCGGGTATCGAGCCGATCGCGCGCACCGGCGAGCCGAAGTTCAAGCTCAGCCTTGCCGCATATAGCTATCGCGATCTACTGACCGGCAAAGACCCTCCGTTGACGCTCGACGACTTCGTGCGCGACTGCGCGGCTTTCGGTCTCGAAGGCACCGAACTAACGAGCTATTACTTTCCCCAAGAGCCTGCGCGCGAGTATTTGCTGCATATCAAGGAGCTTTGCTTCCGCTTGGGGCTTGACGTTTCCGGCACGGCCGTGGGCAACGATTTCACCGTGCCCCCGGGACCAAAACGCGACGAACAGATCGCCGGCGTCATGCGCTGGATTGAGTATGCGGCGATTCTCGGGGCGCCCGTCATTCGCATTTTCTCCGGGGCCGCGGGCAAAGTCGGCGAAGCGGAGGCGCGGCGTTTGGCGGTCGAGGCGATCGAAACCTGTTGCGCCAAGGCCGGCGAGCACGGCATCTACCTGGCCTTGGAGAATCACGGCGGACTGACCGACACGGCCGAAGGCACGTTGGCCCTGGTCGAGGCCGTTCGGAGCCCGTGGTTCGGCGTGAACCTCGACACCGGCAACTTCCGCAGCGCGGACGTCTACGGCGATCTCGCGCGACTGGCGCCGTATGCCGTCAATGTGCAGGTCAAGGTGATGATTCAACCGCAGGGCGGGCAGAAGCAGCCCAGCGACCTGGCCCGGCTGGCAAAGATCCTGCGCGACGCCGCCTATCGCGGATACGTCGTGCTCGAGTACGAAGAGGGCGAAGACCCAAGGAAGGCCTGCCCCAGGCACCTGGCCGAGTTGCGGGCCGCTTTGGCCTGA
- a CDS encoding FHA domain-containing protein, translating to MFGELIPQGGGDPIPLLKKNLLVGRRESCDIILRFPNVSAHHCQFTLNGGYWYVKDLQSKNGVKVNNVRVTEKRVDPGDIVAVAKHYYEMQYSPIDLGAVGPPPNDDLHSNVFKRSLLERAGLMKPGQEPGNSSGGPKRYDVLNDGAGQINDPNRPK from the coding sequence ATGTTCGGCGAGTTGATTCCTCAAGGCGGTGGCGATCCGATTCCGCTGCTGAAAAAGAACTTGCTCGTGGGCCGCCGCGAAAGCTGCGACATCATCCTGCGGTTTCCCAACGTCTCGGCGCACCATTGCCAATTTACCCTCAATGGCGGCTATTGGTACGTCAAAGACCTCCAAAGCAAGAACGGCGTTAAGGTCAACAACGTACGCGTCACAGAAAAGCGCGTCGATCCGGGCGATATTGTCGCCGTGGCTAAGCATTACTACGAGATGCAGTACTCGCCCATCGACTTGGGGGCCGTTGGTCCGCCGCCGAATGACGATCTGCACTCAAACGTTTTCAAGCGCTCATTGCTCGAACGAGCAGGGCTGATGAAGCCCGGACAAGAGCCGGGCAACTCTTCGGGCGGCCCCAAGCGTTACGACGTGTTAAACGACGGCGCCGGCCAGATCAACGATCCCAACCGGCCGAAATAG
- a CDS encoding ABC transporter permease, whose protein sequence is MIVFLLRRAAQVVLTTLVALVLVFIAIRLLPNNPVLARFGQHAVPDQVAAEMARQGWDRPLPEQLAAFVSRLVRDGDLGESFFYPERVTAGLARTFPATVELALAALLVALPIGIGAGVAAAVWRNRWPDFVCTSGSLLGVSVPVFFLGICLMSVFRDLPTGRRLPPGASFVGTTQFIALESLLRGQFDVFLSALEHLLLPALALATIPASLVARVTRAAMIEVLAADYVRTARAKGGSPLRVVLHHAFPNAAIPVANIAALQAGQLLSGAVLTESVFDWPGLGRHLVQAVQVSDFSVVQGGVLLVAAVFVVVNVAADALYAVLDPRVRGSGEIDG, encoded by the coding sequence TTGATCGTGTTTCTGCTGCGCCGCGCCGCGCAAGTGGTGCTGACTACGCTTGTGGCGCTGGTGCTCGTCTTCATTGCCATCCGGCTGCTCCCCAATAACCCCGTGCTCGCGCGGTTCGGACAACACGCCGTGCCCGATCAGGTCGCCGCTGAAATGGCCCGGCAGGGTTGGGATCGACCTTTGCCGGAGCAACTTGCGGCGTTCGTTTCCCGGCTGGTGCGCGACGGCGATCTGGGCGAGTCATTCTTCTATCCGGAGCGGGTGACCGCGGGCCTGGCGCGCACCTTTCCGGCGACGGTCGAGTTGGCCCTGGCTGCGCTGCTCGTGGCGCTGCCGATCGGCATTGGTGCAGGCGTCGCGGCGGCGGTCTGGCGTAACCGCTGGCCCGATTTTGTCTGCACGTCGGGCTCGCTGCTGGGCGTCAGCGTCCCGGTGTTCTTTCTGGGAATTTGCCTGATGAGCGTGTTCCGTGATCTGCCGACGGGGAGGCGCTTACCGCCTGGCGCCAGCTTTGTAGGTACGACGCAGTTCATTGCGTTGGAAAGTCTGCTGCGCGGTCAATTCGACGTGTTTCTCAGTGCCCTCGAACATCTACTGCTGCCGGCGCTGGCCTTGGCCACGATTCCCGCGTCGCTCGTGGCCCGGGTGACCCGTGCGGCCATGATCGAAGTGTTGGCGGCCGACTACGTTCGCACAGCCCGGGCCAAAGGAGGCTCGCCCCTGCGCGTGGTCTTGCATCATGCCTTTCCCAACGCGGCCATCCCGGTGGCCAACATCGCCGCGCTACAGGCGGGGCAATTGTTGTCCGGTGCCGTATTGACCGAAAGCGTGTTCGATTGGCCGGGGCTGGGGCGACATCTGGTTCAAGCAGTCCAGGTAAGCGATTTCAGCGTCGTTCAAGGCGGCGTATTGCTCGTCGCCGCGGTGTTCGTCGTCGTCAATGTGGCGGCCGATGCCCTGTACGCCGTGCTCGATCCGCGCGTGCGCGGAAGCGGAGAAATCGATGGCTGA
- a CDS encoding nuclear transport factor 2 family protein — protein sequence MRCLQPLVGLTLLIAVVGTGCTKSDSPTTASAKPAGAPQDAVRKFLQAVKTGDDQTAEALLTPVAREMTKKHELAVAPPGSDTASFEVGEVEMVADDGAHVACRWTDVDESGQPHTDNIVWMVRLEEEGWRVAGMAAVLFPGEPPLFLNFEDPEDMIRKQELVAQEIERRATAGSQGTSEGTPATQVPASAAPPAQKQAPGEKVAAQRPAAPAATPRQAQQPAPGPRRQ from the coding sequence ATGCGCTGCTTGCAGCCGCTGGTCGGCCTGACGTTGTTGATCGCCGTGGTTGGGACCGGTTGTACCAAGTCGGACTCGCCGACGACCGCATCCGCGAAACCGGCGGGCGCTCCGCAAGACGCGGTGCGCAAGTTTCTGCAGGCCGTCAAAACGGGCGACGACCAGACCGCCGAGGCTTTGCTCACGCCGGTCGCGCGCGAGATGACCAAGAAGCACGAGCTGGCGGTCGCGCCGCCGGGTAGCGATACGGCTTCGTTCGAGGTCGGCGAGGTTGAAATGGTCGCCGATGACGGCGCTCACGTCGCTTGCCGTTGGACCGACGTCGATGAATCGGGCCAGCCCCACACCGACAACATCGTCTGGATGGTGCGCTTGGAGGAAGAGGGTTGGCGCGTCGCCGGCATGGCGGCCGTCTTGTTCCCCGGGGAGCCGCCGCTGTTCCTCAACTTCGAAGACCCCGAAGACATGATCCGCAAGCAGGAACTGGTGGCGCAGGAGATCGAACGCCGGGCAACGGCCGGTTCGCAAGGGACGAGCGAGGGTACGCCCGCCACCCAGGTTCCGGCGAGTGCTGCCCCGCCGGCGCAGAAACAGGCGCCAGGTGAAAAAGTCGCAGCGCAGCGTCCGGCAGCCCCGGCGGCGACTCCGCGCCAAGCGCAGCAGCCTGCCCCGGGCCCTCGGCGTCAGTAA